The following coding sequences lie in one Alicyclobacillus curvatus genomic window:
- a CDS encoding KH domain-containing protein yields the protein MKELVEFLARSLVEHPEAVKVSEESRGDTTVYRISVDPSDIGKVIGRQGRIAKSIRNIVSARAYREKRHVVVDIDS from the coding sequence ATGAAGGAATTGGTTGAGTTTCTCGCTCGGTCCCTCGTGGAACACCCAGAAGCAGTCAAAGTCAGCGAAGAATCCCGTGGGGACACAACGGTGTACCGGATCTCGGTGGATCCATCGGATATCGGTAAAGTGATTGGACGCCAGGGTCGGATCGCCAAATCCATTCGGAATATTGTCAGTGCTCGAGCCTACCGCGAAAAGCGCCACGTCGTCGTTGATATTGACTCATGA